From Pseudomonas vanderleydeniana, the proteins below share one genomic window:
- a CDS encoding LysR family transcriptional regulator, which translates to MAKLNFRHMEIFWAVMTTGSATAAAELLHTSQPTVSRELSRLESITQLVLFKRANAKLIPTEQALRLFEEVERAYFGMERIERTAEAIRQHKNGQIALVTLPAFSQAVLPMVCKRFLEQFPEVALSITPQEPPLLNEWLSSQRYDLGLIEDANIPIGTESDCVFTSDMVCVLPPDHPLTAKSVLAPEDFEGEPFISLAANDPYRKKIDALFQEHGVNRRLQVETHSAAAVCSTVAHGVGVSTINPLTALSYVNLGLTIRRFALSIPYSIRVVRPLHRPHSVLVDQFVEALRECCQALEAQLAEIP; encoded by the coding sequence GTGGCCAAACTCAACTTCAGGCACATGGAAATCTTCTGGGCCGTGATGACCACCGGCAGCGCCACGGCCGCAGCCGAACTGCTGCACACCTCGCAGCCCACCGTGAGCCGCGAACTGAGCCGCCTGGAGTCCATCACCCAACTGGTGCTGTTCAAGCGGGCCAATGCCAAGCTGATTCCCACCGAGCAGGCACTGCGGCTGTTCGAGGAAGTCGAGCGCGCCTATTTCGGCATGGAGCGGATCGAGCGCACCGCCGAGGCCATCCGTCAGCACAAGAACGGCCAGATCGCCCTGGTGACCTTGCCGGCGTTCTCCCAGGCCGTGCTGCCGATGGTCTGCAAACGCTTTCTGGAACAGTTTCCGGAGGTCGCCCTCAGCATCACCCCGCAGGAACCGCCCCTGCTCAATGAATGGCTGTCCTCCCAGCGCTACGACCTGGGCTTGATCGAAGACGCCAACATCCCGATCGGCACCGAAAGCGACTGCGTGTTCACCTCGGACATGGTCTGCGTCCTGCCGCCGGACCACCCCCTGACGGCCAAATCGGTGCTTGCGCCCGAGGACTTCGAAGGCGAGCCGTTCATTTCGCTGGCCGCCAACGACCCCTACCGCAAGAAGATCGATGCACTATTCCAGGAACATGGCGTCAACCGCCGGCTGCAGGTGGAAACCCATAGCGCGGCCGCAGTGTGCAGCACCGTCGCCCACGGTGTCGGCGTGTCCACCATCAACCCGCTGACAGCACTCTCCTACGTCAACCTCGGGCTGACCATTCGCCGCTTCGCCCTGTCGATCCCCTATTCCATCCGCGTGGTGCGCCCGCTGCATCGCCCCCATTCCGTGCTGGTCGACCAGTTCGTCGAGGCCCTGCGCGAATGCTGCCAGGCACTCGAAGCCCAACTGGCCGAGATCCCGTAG
- the lysA gene encoding diaminopimelate decarboxylase yields the protein MTLEQHAAHVAKTHGTPVWIYDAAVIRDRIRTLKTFDTVRFAQKALSNLSILGLMREEGVKLDAVSLGEIERAIKAGFNPRSNVDGPSDLVYTSDVFDRQTLARIVELGVEANLGSLDMIQQLGELSPGHRVWLRINPGFGHGHSPKTNTGGPNSKHGIWHEQLQQALELLNRYDLHLVGVHVHIGSGVDYGHLGQVCEAVSQLLEQIDQPIEALSAGGGLSVPYREGEEPIDVQHYFSLWDAVRRHAQTRYGCPIRLELEPGRFLVAESGTLVCEVRAVKQQGANPFTLVDAGFNELIRPTLYGSYHRVSLVAQAPERAPINTLIAGPLCESGDVFTLAGDGALRFETMSQPSIGDLILFHNAGAYGSSMSSNYNSRPLVPEYLLDGEASRLIRRRQTFDELLGPELACLG from the coding sequence ATGACCCTCGAACAGCACGCCGCACACGTTGCCAAAACCCATGGCACCCCCGTCTGGATCTATGACGCCGCCGTCATCCGCGATCGCATCCGCACGCTGAAGACCTTCGACACCGTGCGCTTCGCCCAGAAAGCCCTGTCGAACCTGTCGATCCTCGGCCTGATGCGCGAGGAAGGCGTGAAACTCGACGCCGTGTCCCTCGGCGAAATCGAGCGGGCGATCAAGGCCGGCTTCAACCCACGCAGCAACGTCGACGGCCCGTCGGACCTGGTCTACACCTCGGACGTATTTGATCGCCAGACCCTGGCGCGCATCGTCGAGCTGGGTGTCGAGGCCAACCTCGGCTCACTGGACATGATCCAGCAACTGGGCGAGCTGTCGCCCGGGCACCGCGTGTGGCTGCGCATCAACCCGGGCTTCGGCCACGGCCACAGCCCCAAGACCAACACCGGCGGCCCCAACAGCAAGCACGGCATCTGGCACGAGCAGCTTCAGCAGGCGCTCGAACTGCTGAACAGATACGACTTGCACCTGGTCGGCGTGCACGTGCACATCGGCTCCGGCGTCGACTACGGCCATCTGGGCCAAGTCTGCGAGGCCGTCAGCCAACTGCTGGAACAGATCGACCAGCCGATCGAGGCGCTGTCGGCCGGGGGCGGACTGTCGGTGCCTTACCGCGAAGGCGAGGAACCGATCGATGTGCAGCACTACTTCTCGCTGTGGGACGCGGTGCGCCGCCACGCCCAAACCCGCTACGGCTGCCCGATCCGCCTGGAGCTGGAGCCTGGCCGCTTCCTGGTGGCCGAATCGGGCACGCTGGTCTGCGAAGTCCGTGCGGTCAAGCAACAGGGCGCCAACCCCTTCACGCTGGTCGACGCCGGCTTCAACGAACTGATCCGCCCAACGCTCTACGGCAGCTACCATCGCGTGTCGCTGGTGGCCCAGGCACCGGAGCGCGCCCCGATCAACACCCTCATCGCCGGCCCGCTGTGCGAATCCGGTGACGTCTTCACCCTCGCCGGCGACGGTGCCCTGCGCTTCGAAACCATGAGCCAGCCCAGCATCGGCGACCTCATCCTGTTCCACAACGCCGGGGCCTATGGCTCAAGCATGTCCTCGAACTACAACTCGCGGCCCCTGGTGCCGGAGTACCTGCTCGATGGCGAAGCTTCACGCCTGATTCGCCGCCGGCAGACCTTCGACGAACTGCTGGGCCCGGAACTGGCCTGCCTGGGCTGA
- a CDS encoding DUF2790 domain-containing protein — MNIYVKCLTVAAVLFSAQAFALDKKDVAEVIRVDSNPYACGITNAKMTYKTPDGQTKVYDYKTWGNGCAGD; from the coding sequence ATGAATATCTATGTGAAATGCTTGACCGTTGCCGCCGTTCTGTTCAGTGCCCAGGCGTTTGCCCTGGACAAGAAAGATGTCGCTGAAGTGATCCGCGTAGACTCCAATCCCTATGCCTGCGGGATTACCAACGCGAAGATGACCTACAAGACGCCCGATGGGCAGACCAAGGTGTACGACTACAAGACCTGGGGCAACGGCTGTGCCGGGGATTGA
- a CDS encoding YoaK family protein: MLPSAPLLSGNRLHLRRLRGRVGLALVACLSFLAGMTDAIGFLATGDFVSFMSGNTTRLAVAIGEGDLSMALRLVAAVAAFIAGNVLGVLAGRVGGRRSLPLLLCVATLLCIAAILPFNTRVPALLTAIIAMGMLNAAVEQVNGLPIGLTYVTGALSRFGRGLGRRLLGEKRDGWRVQLVPWSGMLLGAVFGALLERRMGVQALVVSAAIAAVLGLLALRIPHQWQKDFMPR, translated from the coding sequence ATGCTGCCATCAGCCCCTCTTCTTTCCGGAAACCGCCTGCACCTGCGCCGTTTGCGCGGCCGGGTGGGATTGGCACTGGTGGCGTGCCTGTCCTTCCTGGCTGGCATGACCGACGCCATCGGTTTCCTCGCCACCGGTGACTTTGTCTCGTTCATGAGCGGCAACACCACGCGCCTGGCGGTAGCGATCGGCGAGGGGGACCTGTCGATGGCGCTGCGCCTGGTCGCGGCGGTGGCCGCGTTCATCGCCGGCAACGTACTGGGCGTGCTGGCCGGACGTGTCGGTGGCCGGCGTTCACTGCCCTTGCTGCTGTGCGTCGCCACCCTGCTGTGCATCGCCGCGATACTGCCGTTCAATACGCGCGTACCGGCACTGCTGACCGCGATCATTGCCATGGGCATGCTCAATGCAGCGGTCGAACAGGTCAACGGCCTGCCGATCGGCCTGACCTACGTCACTGGCGCCCTGTCACGCTTCGGCCGTGGCCTGGGACGCAGGCTGCTTGGCGAAAAACGCGATGGCTGGCGGGTGCAACTGGTGCCTTGGAGCGGCATGCTGCTGGGGGCAGTGTTTGGCGCGCTGCTGGAGCGTCGCATGGGCGTGCAGGCGCTGGTGGTCAGTGCCGCGATCGCCGCCGTGCTGGGGCTGCTGGCGCTGCGGATTCCGCATCAGTGGCAAAAGGACTTCATGCCAAGGTGA
- a CDS encoding GAF domain-containing hybrid sensor histidine kinase/response regulator, with protein sequence MSVLHLVPSVAPASNASTVEQSRCDIDFLHGISLALIGEQDLNALHRKIVDAAVAITGSQFGTMQQLCPEGHVSGHGGELQLLCSHGLPADAVGFWQWVSPAAYSSCTMALKLGERAIIPDFEQWTDISGTEDLMAFRRAGIRSAQTTPLRSRTGQLLGMISTHWTHPHQPSARDLRLLDILARQAADLLERTIAEDALRAREQELARTVNLLREAEEQQARVQAELLNLNETLEQRIAERTALLMQSEEQLRQSQKMEAVGQLTGGLAHDFNNLLAGISSALELMNRRIEQGRVTEVGKYMAAAQGAASRAASLTHRLLAFSRRQTLEPRATNVNALMYGMAELIQRTAGPTVILETRAAEEAWPIHVDASQLENTLLNLCINSRDAMPDGGRITLETSNQWLDRTAARAHNVPEGPYLCLSVTDTGTGMSPEVMGRVFEPFFTTKPLGQGTGLGLSMIYGFVQQSGGQIHIRSALGEGTCVSIYLPRYQGIPLNAEAMPDLSTQSTAQHCETILLVDDESTVRMLLADYLGELGYTVIQAADSLEGLRLLRSGAHIDLLLTDVGLPGGMNGRQMAEAGMDLRPQLKVLFITGYAENSAISDGELPCGMQVMTKPFVLDSLENRIREILTV encoded by the coding sequence ATGTCCGTTCTCCATCTCGTCCCATCCGTTGCTCCGGCAAGTAACGCCTCCACAGTCGAGCAATCCCGCTGCGACATCGACTTTCTGCATGGCATCAGCCTTGCGCTCATCGGTGAACAGGACCTCAATGCCCTCCACCGGAAAATAGTCGATGCGGCGGTCGCCATCACCGGCTCGCAGTTCGGGACCATGCAGCAGCTCTGCCCCGAGGGGCATGTCTCGGGACACGGCGGCGAACTGCAACTGCTCTGCTCGCACGGTTTGCCGGCAGACGCGGTCGGCTTCTGGCAATGGGTAAGCCCCGCGGCCTACAGCAGTTGCACCATGGCGCTCAAGCTCGGCGAGCGGGCCATCATTCCCGACTTCGAACAGTGGACCGACATTTCGGGCACCGAGGACCTGATGGCCTTTCGGCGAGCCGGCATCCGTTCGGCGCAGACCACGCCCCTGCGGTCTCGCACGGGCCAGTTGCTGGGCATGATCTCCACTCACTGGACGCACCCTCACCAACCCTCTGCCCGTGACCTGCGGCTGCTGGACATTCTTGCGCGACAGGCCGCCGACCTGCTGGAGCGCACGATCGCGGAAGATGCGTTGCGCGCCCGCGAACAGGAGCTGGCGCGCACCGTCAATCTGTTGCGTGAAGCCGAAGAACAGCAGGCCAGGGTTCAGGCCGAGCTGCTCAACCTCAACGAGACCCTCGAACAACGCATCGCTGAACGCACCGCCCTGCTGATGCAGTCGGAAGAGCAACTGCGCCAGTCACAGAAGATGGAAGCGGTCGGGCAACTGACCGGTGGCCTTGCCCACGATTTCAACAACCTGCTGGCGGGTATTTCCAGCGCCCTGGAACTGATGAACCGGCGCATCGAGCAAGGCCGCGTGACGGAAGTGGGCAAGTACATGGCCGCGGCGCAAGGTGCGGCAAGCCGGGCAGCGTCCCTGACCCATCGCCTGCTGGCCTTCTCCCGCCGGCAGACCCTCGAGCCACGCGCCACCAACGTCAACGCGCTGATGTACGGCATGGCCGAACTCATCCAGCGCACGGCGGGGCCGACTGTCATTCTCGAAACCAGGGCCGCCGAAGAGGCCTGGCCGATCCACGTCGACGCCAGCCAGCTGGAAAACACCCTGCTCAACCTGTGCATCAACTCCCGGGACGCCATGCCCGATGGTGGACGCATCACCCTGGAAACGAGCAACCAGTGGCTGGACCGCACCGCGGCCCGCGCCCACAACGTCCCGGAAGGGCCTTATTTGTGCCTGTCCGTCACCGACACCGGTACCGGGATGTCCCCGGAAGTGATGGGCCGGGTATTCGAGCCGTTCTTCACCACCAAGCCGCTCGGCCAGGGAACGGGCCTGGGCCTGTCCATGATCTATGGCTTCGTCCAGCAATCGGGTGGGCAAATTCACATCCGGTCGGCGCTGGGTGAAGGCACCTGCGTCTCGATCTACCTTCCGCGCTACCAGGGCATCCCGCTCAATGCCGAAGCCATGCCTGACCTGTCGACCCAATCCACGGCGCAGCACTGTGAAACCATCCTGCTGGTGGACGATGAGTCAACGGTGCGCATGCTGCTCGCCGATTACCTGGGGGAGCTGGGCTACACCGTCATCCAGGCCGCCGACAGTCTGGAAGGGCTGAGGTTGCTGAGGTCCGGTGCACACATCGACCTGCTGCTGACGGATGTGGGCCTGCCCGGTGGAATGAATGGCCGGCAAATGGCCGAGGCCGGCATGGACCTACGTCCCCAGCTCAAGGTTCTGTTCATCACCGGCTATGCCGAGAACTCGGCAATCAGCGATGGCGAACTGCCCTGCGGCATGCAGGTCATGACCAAGCCGTTTGTACTGGATAGTCTGGAGAATCGTATTCGGGAGATATTGACGGTGTAG
- a CDS encoding trimeric intracellular cation channel family protein: MKTRVEHVVLLADLAGTAVFAIEGAVSAMRAGLDLLGVMVIAFIVALGGGVTRDLLIGATPPNAIRDWRYPVLAFAMGLLAFVFHTQVLNLSESLLTLLDTAGLALFAIAGAQKALNFGISPFVSMLMGTITGVGGGVIRDIVLARIPMVLQADLYASSAFSGAAVLIIARRLGVPPVTAALLAAAACIALRLASVTWGWQLPRITV, encoded by the coding sequence ATGAAAACCCGAGTCGAACACGTGGTGCTGCTAGCAGACCTGGCCGGCACCGCTGTATTTGCCATCGAAGGTGCCGTCAGCGCCATGCGCGCGGGGCTGGATCTATTGGGCGTGATGGTGATTGCCTTCATCGTCGCCCTGGGCGGTGGCGTCACCCGTGACCTGCTGATCGGCGCCACGCCCCCCAACGCGATCCGCGACTGGCGCTACCCGGTGCTGGCCTTTGCCATGGGGCTGCTGGCCTTTGTCTTCCACACCCAAGTGCTCAACCTCTCGGAGTCATTGCTGACCCTGCTGGACACGGCAGGCCTGGCCCTGTTCGCCATCGCCGGCGCGCAGAAGGCGCTGAACTTCGGCATCTCGCCCTTCGTGTCGATGTTGATGGGGACCATCACGGGGGTGGGTGGCGGGGTCATTCGCGACATCGTGCTGGCGCGGATTCCAATGGTGCTGCAGGCGGACCTGTATGCCAGCTCCGCCTTCAGCGGCGCCGCCGTGCTGATCATCGCCCGCCGCCTGGGCGTACCACCGGTCACAGCAGCGCTGCTGGCAGCGGCAGCCTGCATCGCTTTGCGCCTGGCCTCGGTGACTTGGGGTTGGCAACTGCCGAGAATCACGGTTTGA
- a CDS encoding DUF6124 family protein yields MFKITPNPPVSSHTETVAPHVADRALSHYDLGPLRNRLPEPKSQEDALVIVYSILQSAAATAYENADSQTGSNRKVAMGVVHLIEMAQMWMDSVLDKPAASVDS; encoded by the coding sequence ATGTTCAAGATAACCCCCAATCCCCCGGTCTCATCCCATACAGAAACCGTCGCCCCTCATGTCGCCGATCGAGCCTTGTCTCACTACGACCTCGGGCCACTGCGCAACCGTCTGCCTGAACCCAAGAGCCAGGAAGACGCACTGGTCATCGTCTACTCCATCCTGCAATCGGCAGCCGCCACCGCCTATGAAAATGCGGACAGCCAGACCGGCTCGAACCGCAAGGTCGCCATGGGCGTGGTGCACCTGATCGAAATGGCGCAGATGTGGATGGACTCGGTATTGGATAAACCAGCGGCCAGCGTTGATAGCTGA
- a CDS encoding RNA 2'-phosphotransferase → MNTKKLTETSKFLSYVLRHEPQSIGLQLDTEGWADIDALIAGAAHSGRTLDRELIQAVVSSNDKKRFALSDDARRIRAVQGHSTETVSIQHIEKQPPEVLYHGTATRFLESIQQKGLIPGSRHHVHLSQEVNTAVAVGQRYGKPVVLEIDALTMHQQGFKFFQADNGVWLTDHVPTSFITQQ, encoded by the coding sequence ATGAACACTAAAAAACTCACCGAAACCAGCAAGTTCCTCAGCTACGTTCTACGACACGAACCGCAGTCCATCGGCCTCCAACTGGACACCGAAGGCTGGGCAGACATCGACGCCCTGATCGCCGGCGCAGCCCATTCAGGCCGCACCCTGGACCGCGAGCTGATCCAGGCGGTTGTCAGCAGCAACGACAAGAAGCGCTTTGCCCTTTCCGACGACGCACGCCGTATTCGAGCCGTGCAGGGCCACTCCACCGAAACGGTCAGCATCCAGCACATCGAGAAACAGCCTCCCGAGGTTCTGTATCACGGCACGGCCACCCGCTTCCTGGAATCGATCCAGCAGAAGGGATTGATCCCGGGCTCCCGCCACCATGTGCACCTCTCGCAGGAAGTGAACACCGCCGTTGCGGTCGGACAGCGATATGGAAAGCCGGTGGTACTGGAAATCGATGCGTTGACCATGCATCAGCAGGGTTTCAAGTTCTTCCAGGCCGACAACGGTGTCTGGTTGACGGACCACGTCCCGACTTCATTCATCACCCAACAGTAA
- a CDS encoding GNAT family N-acetyltransferase produces the protein MPAIRPARPDDIPALAAVERSAASIFREVGLAWVAEGEPLPADYLEQLCRHHTLWVATNANDQPVGFLAAETMDRSFFIVELSVHAGHQKLGLGAGLMAAAIAHARAELFATASLTTYRHLPWNAPFYTRLGFVEVEAASLGEEHVAQLQHEVDAGHEAGLRCAMVLRLKG, from the coding sequence ATGCCAGCCATCCGCCCCGCACGTCCTGACGATATTCCCGCCCTGGCGGCAGTCGAGCGTTCTGCAGCGTCCATCTTCCGCGAAGTCGGGTTGGCCTGGGTGGCCGAGGGCGAGCCGCTGCCGGCGGACTATCTGGAACAGCTTTGTCGTCACCACACGCTGTGGGTGGCCACCAATGCCAACGACCAGCCGGTGGGTTTCCTCGCGGCAGAAACAATGGATCGTTCGTTCTTCATCGTCGAGTTGTCGGTGCACGCCGGGCACCAGAAGCTGGGGCTGGGGGCCGGCCTGATGGCGGCGGCCATTGCCCATGCGCGGGCCGAACTGTTCGCGACGGCGAGCCTGACCACCTACCGGCATTTGCCCTGGAACGCGCCGTTCTATACCCGGCTGGGGTTTGTCGAGGTCGAGGCGGCGAGCTTGGGAGAAGAGCATGTGGCGCAGTTGCAGCATGAGGTGGACGCGGGGCATGAGGCAGGGTTGCGGTGTGCGATGGTGTTGCGGTTGAAGGGGTAG